A region from the Geotrypetes seraphini chromosome 10, aGeoSer1.1, whole genome shotgun sequence genome encodes:
- the BIRC5 gene encoding baculoviral IAP repeat-containing protein 5 isoform X2: MAAAGFIHCPSENSPDVAQCFFCFKELEGWEPDDDPMEEHKKHSSACAFINIKKKIENLSQNEFLKLDKERLKNETQKKVMQKIDQFQEAAKQVRSSIQKLGLDMSALE; encoded by the exons ATGGCTGCAGCAGGATTCATCCATTGTCCAAGCGAGAACAGCCCTGATGTGGCTCAGTGTTTCTTCTGTTTCAAGGAGCTGGAGGGATGGGAGCCTGATGATGACCCCAT ggAAGAACACAAGAAACATTCTTCTGCATGTGCTTTCATCAACATCAAAAAGAAGATTGAAAATCTGAGTCAGAATGAGTTTCTCAAATTGGACAAGGAAAGGCTGAAGAATGAGACG CAAAAGAAAGTTATGCAGAAAATTGATCAGTTTCAAGAAGCAGCTAAGCAAGTGCGATCTTCCATCCAGAAGCTGGGACTGGATATGTCTGCCCTGGAATGA